In Periplaneta americana isolate PAMFEO1 chromosome 4, P.americana_PAMFEO1_priV1, whole genome shotgun sequence, one DNA window encodes the following:
- the LOC138698826 gene encoding uncharacterized protein has product METLLLFILAPIVNVAIGHEYQNEKHDNDGYAAASELHQESDYNNGGILFNVQDGSAHSNVNQVTVPVPVAVPVPFTVFRAVPVPVPQPYAVPVHQPLAVEVPRSLVGNSNGPLLGSLYGSGLGVMNFAHRTGQNQAFNLGQGALPMSYSSGSVGNDLELVFFSGYPNPGSNAIGHAQNFVLQNQGFQHAGGHVSCPAGYSTGPSNLGQMSSGHSQTTTSPKRGMPGPRRGHR; this is encoded by the exons ATGGAGACCCTTCTG CTTTTCATCTTGGCGCCAATAGTCAACGTGGCTATAGGACATGAATACCAGAATGAAAAGCACGACAACGATGGTTACGCAGCTGCCTCTGAGCTCCACCAAGAAAGCGATTATAATAACGGCGGAATTCTGTTCAACGTGCAAGACGGCTCGGCACATTCAAACGTCAATCAGGTGACTGTCCCTGTACCGGTCGCCGTTCCAGTTCCTTTTACAGTTTTCAGAGCAGTTCCTGTCCCTGTACCTCAGCCGTACGCCGTGCCAGTGCATCAGCCACTTGCTGTAGAGGTGCCTCGATCCTTAGTGGGAAATTCAAACGGGCCACTGCTTGGTTCCTTGTACGGCTCTGGCCTGGGTGTCATGAACTTCGCACACAGGACGGGACAAAATCAAGCATTCAACTTGGGACAAGGTGCTCTGCCCATGTCTTATAGCTCAGGATCTGTAGGAAACGATCTTGAACTCGTCTTTTTTTCAGGTTACCCAAATCCTGGGTCTAATGCAATTGGGCATGCACAAAATTTTGTGTTGCAAAATCAAGGTTTCCAGCATGCTGGAGGCCACGTGTCCTGTCCTGCAGGATATAGTACAGGGCCCTCTAATCTCGGACAAATGTCTTCAGGACACAGCCAGACCACCACCTCTCCGAAGAGAGGAATGCCAGGACCTCGTAGAGGTCACAGATAA